A region from the Nocardioides exalbidus genome encodes:
- a CDS encoding amino acid permease, producing the protein MSIWRTKSVELSMADTEDPEFKLKKNLSALDLTVFGIGVIIGAGIFTLTGRVAQAYAGPGVVFSFVIAAICCGLAALCYAEFASTVPVSGSAYTFSYATLGEMIAWIIGWDLILELMLGASVVAQGWSSYFETFLGEIGLGWPESLGYGDTFDLPAFLLVAILTVLVAFGIKESLRVNLVLVALKLFIVLFVIVAGIQFIDTDNYKPFVPASAPGTTGEGWLHTPLIQTVFGAPGVYGVAGILFAASLVFFAYIGFDVVATTAEEARNPQKDLPRGIIASLVICTILYVAVALVITGMVKYDDINPDAALATAFIDQGKDGYATLISAGAVAGLTTVVMTLMIGAVRVFFAMSRDGLMPTALAHVHPRTGTPVRITLAIGLVVALVASLTPIGKLEEMVNIGTLSAFALVSIAVPILRKNRPDLERSFRVPFSPFLPWLSAAICLFLMLNLTAETWLRFLVWMALGFAIYFGYGYRHSRVGQGAGEPAKDYSRRD; encoded by the coding sequence ATGAGCATCTGGCGCACCAAGTCCGTCGAGCTGTCCATGGCCGACACCGAAGACCCCGAGTTCAAGCTCAAGAAGAACCTCTCCGCCCTCGACCTCACCGTGTTCGGCATCGGCGTCATCATCGGCGCCGGCATCTTCACGCTGACCGGTCGGGTGGCGCAGGCCTACGCCGGGCCCGGCGTGGTGTTCTCCTTCGTCATCGCCGCAATCTGCTGCGGCCTGGCGGCCCTCTGCTACGCCGAGTTCGCCTCGACGGTCCCGGTCTCCGGGTCGGCGTACACGTTCTCCTACGCGACCCTCGGCGAGATGATCGCGTGGATCATCGGCTGGGACCTGATCCTCGAGCTGATGCTCGGCGCGTCCGTCGTGGCGCAGGGCTGGTCGTCGTACTTCGAGACGTTCCTCGGCGAGATCGGGCTGGGCTGGCCCGAGAGCCTCGGCTACGGCGACACCTTCGACCTGCCGGCGTTCCTGCTGGTCGCGATCCTGACCGTGCTGGTCGCCTTCGGCATCAAGGAGTCGTTGCGGGTCAACCTCGTGCTGGTCGCGCTCAAGCTCTTCATCGTGCTCTTCGTCATCGTCGCGGGCATCCAGTTCATCGACACCGACAACTACAAGCCCTTCGTCCCCGCCAGCGCTCCGGGCACGACCGGCGAGGGCTGGCTGCACACCCCGCTGATCCAGACCGTCTTCGGTGCCCCGGGGGTCTACGGCGTCGCCGGCATCCTGTTCGCCGCCTCGCTCGTGTTCTTCGCCTACATCGGCTTCGACGTCGTCGCAACGACGGCCGAGGAGGCGCGCAACCCGCAGAAGGACCTGCCGCGGGGCATCATCGCCTCGCTGGTCATCTGCACGATCCTCTACGTCGCCGTGGCGCTGGTGATCACCGGGATGGTGAAGTACGACGACATCAACCCCGACGCGGCGCTCGCGACCGCGTTCATCGACCAGGGCAAGGACGGCTACGCCACCCTCATCTCCGCAGGTGCGGTCGCCGGCCTGACGACGGTCGTGATGACGCTGATGATCGGTGCCGTGCGCGTGTTCTTCGCGATGAGCCGCGACGGGCTGATGCCCACCGCGCTCGCCCACGTGCACCCCAGGACGGGCACGCCCGTCCGGATCACCCTCGCCATCGGCCTGGTCGTCGCGCTCGTCGCGTCGCTCACCCCGATCGGCAAGCTCGAGGAGATGGTCAACATCGGGACCCTGTCGGCATTCGCCCTCGTCTCCATCGCCGTGCCGATCCTGCGGAAGAACCGTCCCGACCTCGAGCGGTCGTTCCGCGTGCCGTTCTCGCCGTTCCTGCCGTGGCTGTCCGCGGCGATCTGCCTCTTCCTGATGCTGAACCTCACCGCCGAGACGTGGCTGCGGTTCCTCGTCTGGATGGCCCTCGGCTTCGCCATCTACTTCGGCTACGGCTACCGGCACAGCCGCGTCGGTCAGGGTGCCGGCGAGCCGGCGAAGGACTACTCCCGGCGTGACTGA